One genomic window of Desulfuromonas sp. includes the following:
- the glpX gene encoding fructose-bisphosphatase class II, producing the protein MDRNLALELARVTEAAALACGRWVGKGDKIAADAAATDAMRRTLDSLDIIGTVVIGEGEMDEAPMLYIGEKLGNGNPPEVDIAVDPLEGTNLCAKGINGAIATIAIAPRGGFLHAPDMYMEKIAVGPSAAGTIDIDASPTENLTRIAEAKACHIEDLTVVLLDRPRHDKAITEIRKAGARIHLISDGDVAPAFAAAVEGSGVDMLMGIGGAPEGVLAAAALKCMGGDMQGRLVFTNDEEKARAPKMGITDLDKVYSCEEMASGDLFFAATGVTNGELLSGVRYFSGGAETHTIVMRSKSRTVRFIQSRHQFDHKPSY; encoded by the coding sequence ATGGATCGCAATCTCGCCCTTGAGTTGGCACGAGTTACCGAAGCGGCAGCCCTCGCCTGCGGCCGCTGGGTCGGCAAGGGTGACAAGATCGCGGCTGACGCAGCCGCTACCGACGCCATGCGCAGAACCCTCGATTCGCTCGATATCATCGGCACGGTCGTCATCGGCGAAGGCGAGATGGATGAAGCTCCGATGCTGTACATCGGAGAAAAGCTCGGCAACGGCAACCCGCCTGAGGTCGACATCGCCGTCGATCCGCTCGAAGGGACAAACCTTTGTGCCAAAGGGATTAACGGTGCGATAGCAACCATTGCCATCGCCCCGCGCGGCGGCTTCCTGCATGCCCCCGACATGTACATGGAGAAAATAGCGGTCGGACCATCGGCAGCCGGAACCATCGATATCGATGCATCGCCGACCGAAAACCTGACCCGGATCGCCGAAGCCAAGGCCTGTCACATTGAGGACCTCACCGTCGTTCTGCTCGACCGGCCGCGCCATGATAAAGCGATAACAGAAATCCGCAAAGCCGGTGCCCGGATCCACCTGATCTCGGATGGCGATGTGGCGCCGGCCTTTGCCGCCGCAGTTGAAGGGAGCGGGGTCGATATGCTGATGGGCATCGGCGGCGCCCCCGAGGGGGTTCTGGCCGCAGCCGCCCTTAAATGCATGGGCGGCGACATGCAGGGCCGACTTGTATTTACCAACGACGAGGAAAAGGCGCGGGCGCCGAAAATGGGCATAACGGATCTGGACAAGGTCTACAGTTGTGAAGAGATGGCATCAGGCGATCTCTTCTTTGCAGCAACCGGGGTCACCAACGGCGAGCTGCTCAGCGGCGTCCGTTATTTTTCCGGCGGCGCCGAAACGCACACGATCGTCATGCGCTCGAAGAGCCGGACGGTCCGCTTCATTCAGAGCCGGCATCAATTTGACCACAAACCGTCCTACTGA
- a CDS encoding transport-associated protein produces MAIITISREMGSGGIPIAHQAAEKLGYTLVDGEALRKVAGKYGLSQEAFDQADEHPPSFIAEKDVHLLIDLHQIELMILDYALKGDVIIYGRGGQDLLKRIKSVFRVRIVAPFEDRIERWAEREWLDPELARVLVRRSDQQRAGFIKYYFDRDWDNPLDYDLVINTQKLSEDKAIDLICDGVKDQNLVEEKSNSKRVLSDLILSKKAEISVLTIDGVEGEHLDLSAENGKITVSGHVHSKDEHKAVLDVVASVEGVTSVENQLQIISYRNEPDEH; encoded by the coding sequence ATGGCAATTATTACTATCTCGCGTGAAATGGGTAGTGGTGGGATTCCGATCGCACATCAGGCGGCAGAAAAGTTGGGGTATACCCTGGTGGACGGTGAAGCCCTGAGAAAAGTTGCCGGCAAGTACGGGCTTTCGCAGGAAGCTTTTGACCAGGCTGACGAGCACCCTCCGTCCTTTATTGCCGAAAAAGATGTCCATCTGCTGATCGACCTGCACCAGATCGAACTGATGATTCTTGATTATGCTCTTAAAGGTGACGTTATCATCTACGGTCGTGGTGGTCAGGACCTTCTCAAGAGGATCAAATCTGTCTTCAGGGTTCGCATTGTCGCCCCGTTTGAGGATCGGATTGAACGCTGGGCTGAGCGCGAATGGCTTGACCCCGAACTCGCCAGGGTGCTGGTGCGCAGGAGTGACCAGCAGCGGGCCGGGTTCATCAAGTACTATTTTGACCGCGACTGGGACAATCCACTCGACTACGACCTGGTAATCAACACCCAAAAACTTTCCGAAGACAAGGCGATCGACCTGATCTGCGATGGCGTCAAGGATCAGAATCTGGTCGAGGAAAAGAGTAATTCGAAACGGGTCCTGAGCGATCTCATCCTCAGCAAGAAGGCTGAAATCTCGGTCCTGACCATCGACGGGGTCGAGGGTGAACACCTTGATCTCTCTGCCGAAAATGGCAAGATTACCGTTTCCGGACACGTCCACAGCAAGGACGAGCACAAAGCGGTTCTCGATGTGGTTGCTTCAGTCGAAGGCGTCACCTCGGTCGAGAACCAGCTACAGATCATCAGTTACCGGAACGAACCGGACGAACACTGA
- a CDS encoding YebC/PmpR family DNA-binding transcriptional regulator — protein MAGHSKWANIKHRKGAQDAKRGKVFTKLIKEITVAAKIGGGDPETNPRLRLAIDKGKQANMPKDNIDRAIKKGTGDLDGVTYEEGTFEGYGPGGVAVLVEFMTDNRTRTVADVRHTFNKNNGNLGKDGSVAFIFERKGLISFSTDSDFETIFEAALEAGAEDVKDEGDVYEVLTEPSEFIEIRDALVANGLDPQASEVSMIPSTTVDLEGKSAEQMLKLMDMLEDNDDVQNVYANFDISEEEISRIMG, from the coding sequence ATGGCCGGACACAGCAAATGGGCTAATATCAAGCACCGCAAGGGCGCCCAGGACGCCAAGCGGGGCAAAGTTTTCACCAAACTGATCAAGGAAATTACGGTGGCCGCGAAGATCGGCGGTGGCGACCCGGAAACGAATCCTCGTCTGCGCCTTGCTATCGACAAGGGCAAGCAGGCCAACATGCCGAAAGACAATATTGACCGGGCCATTAAAAAAGGTACCGGTGATCTTGACGGTGTGACCTACGAGGAAGGAACCTTTGAAGGTTATGGCCCGGGCGGCGTTGCCGTGCTGGTAGAGTTTATGACTGACAATCGCACGCGTACGGTCGCCGACGTCAGGCACACATTCAACAAGAACAATGGCAATCTCGGCAAAGACGGATCAGTCGCTTTCATTTTTGAACGCAAGGGGCTGATATCCTTTTCAACTGACTCCGATTTTGAAACGATTTTCGAAGCGGCACTCGAAGCCGGCGCTGAAGATGTCAAGGATGAAGGGGATGTTTACGAAGTACTTACCGAGCCCTCCGAATTCATCGAAATCCGCGACGCTTTGGTCGCTAACGGCCTCGACCCGCAAGCATCCGAAGTTTCAATGATTCCATCGACAACGGTTGACCTGGAAGGCAAATCAGCCGAACAGATGCTGAAGCTGATGGACATGCTTGAAGATAATGATGATGTCCAGAATGTTTATGCCAATTTCGACATTTCCGAGGAGGAAATATCCCGGATTATGGGATGA
- a CDS encoding crossover junction endodeoxyribonuclease RuvC translates to MRIIGIDPGSRATGYGLIRREGNRLIHIDNGVIRPPDKAELPERLLAIFEGLNTIIGEYKPELAAIEQVFMSRNAQTALKLGQARGAALLALASAGLDVGEYSPMQIKSSVVGYGRAAKNQVQQMVKALLNLPEIAQEDASDALAVAVCHAHSSSRNNQLARATTQSMQRRKV, encoded by the coding sequence ATGCGAATTATCGGAATAGACCCCGGCTCACGAGCCACCGGATACGGACTGATCCGCAGGGAAGGCAATCGCCTGATCCATATTGATAACGGTGTTATCAGACCTCCGGACAAGGCTGAATTGCCGGAACGGCTGCTGGCGATCTTTGAGGGTCTCAACACGATTATCGGAGAATACAAGCCCGAGCTGGCGGCAATTGAACAGGTCTTTATGTCCCGGAACGCCCAGACCGCGCTGAAACTGGGACAAGCTCGCGGTGCCGCACTGCTGGCCCTGGCCAGTGCCGGGCTTGATGTCGGCGAATACAGCCCGATGCAAATCAAAAGTTCGGTCGTCGGTTATGGCCGGGCGGCAAAGAACCAGGTCCAGCAGATGGTCAAAGCTTTACTGAATCTGCCGGAAATTGCCCAGGAGGATGCCTCCGATGCTCTCGCCGTTGCCGTCTGTCATGCCCACAGCAGCAGCCGCAACAACCAACTGGCCCGGGCGACTACGCAAAGCATGCAAAGAAGGAAAGTCTGA
- a CDS encoding Holliday junction branch migration protein RuvA gives MIALLQGQIAYKSIDHVILDVNGVGYRLLIPLSSFYALPEEGPAKFHIHTHVRDDAIQLFGFLTTDEKEMFSILISVSGVGPKLAINILSHIPANELNTALAAGDINRLSSLPGIGKKTAERLVLELKDKVPNVSAGTTTAAPPGSSLHTDSIDDLLSALVNLGYKENMARKAIESMELSPEISFEEALKGALKLLGQ, from the coding sequence ATGATCGCTCTATTGCAGGGACAGATTGCCTATAAATCGATCGATCACGTTATTCTTGATGTCAACGGCGTCGGCTACCGGCTGCTGATCCCCCTTTCTTCGTTTTACGCGCTTCCTGAAGAGGGTCCGGCAAAATTTCATATTCACACCCACGTCCGGGATGATGCAATCCAGCTCTTCGGTTTTCTGACAACCGATGAAAAGGAGATGTTCAGCATCCTGATCTCGGTCTCCGGGGTCGGTCCGAAACTGGCGATCAACATACTGTCGCACATCCCGGCCAATGAACTGAACACTGCCCTGGCGGCAGGGGACATCAACAGGCTGTCCAGCCTGCCCGGGATCGGCAAAAAAACCGCCGAACGACTTGTCCTTGAGCTCAAGGACAAAGTGCCAAACGTTTCCGCTGGCACAACAACAGCGGCGCCCCCGGGCTCTTCACTGCATACTGATTCGATTGACGATCTGCTGTCGGCGCTGGTTAACCTCGGTTACAAGGAGAATATGGCCCGTAAAGCGATTGAGTCAATGGAACTGAGCCCTGAAATCTCGTTTGAAGAAGCCCTGAAAGGGGCCCTGAAGCTACTCGGACAATAA
- a CDS encoding Holliday junction branch migration DNA helicase RuvB — protein MSNDRLINADMTGEDAQLELSLRPRSLTEYIGQEKVKDNLKVFIEAARNRNEALDHVLFYGPPGLGKTTLANIIANEMDVNIKSSSGPVIEKPGDLAAVLTNLEEGDVLFIDEIHRLSPVVEEILYPAMEDYQLDIMIGQGPSARTLKLDIPRFTLVGATTRAGLLSSPLRDRFGVISRLEFYTDDQLAVIVARSAGLLDIDIENNGATEIARRSRGTPRIANRLLRRVRDFAQVIGDGTITREIADTSLQRLEVDRSGFDHMDRLLLLTIIDKFAGGPVGLDTLAAAIGEEKDTIEDVIEPYLMQQGYLNRTPRGRIATQAAYGHLQKKMPGGNNGELFSG, from the coding sequence ATGTCGAACGATCGATTAATTAATGCCGATATGACCGGAGAAGATGCTCAGCTTGAGTTGTCTTTACGCCCCCGGTCATTGACGGAATATATCGGTCAGGAGAAGGTCAAGGACAACCTGAAGGTTTTTATTGAGGCCGCCAGGAACAGAAATGAAGCGCTCGACCACGTCCTTTTTTATGGCCCGCCCGGACTCGGCAAAACGACTCTGGCCAACATTATCGCCAACGAAATGGATGTCAACATCAAGAGTTCATCCGGCCCGGTCATCGAAAAACCGGGTGATTTGGCCGCTGTTCTGACGAACCTGGAAGAAGGAGATGTCCTCTTTATCGATGAGATCCATCGACTGTCGCCGGTCGTCGAAGAGATTCTTTACCCGGCAATGGAGGACTACCAGCTCGACATCATGATCGGCCAGGGACCATCGGCACGAACCCTGAAACTTGACATTCCGCGGTTCACTCTGGTCGGTGCGACAACCCGGGCCGGCCTGCTCTCGTCACCGCTGCGCGATCGCTTCGGTGTCATCAGCCGACTCGAATTTTATACGGACGACCAGCTGGCAGTAATCGTCGCACGTAGCGCCGGGCTACTCGATATCGACATTGAGAACAACGGCGCCACAGAAATCGCCCGGCGCAGCCGCGGGACGCCCCGCATTGCCAATCGTCTGCTCCGCCGGGTCCGCGATTTTGCCCAGGTTATCGGCGACGGGACCATCACCCGGGAGATTGCCGATACGTCACTGCAGCGGCTGGAAGTCGACCGTAGCGGCTTTGACCACATGGACCGCCTGCTGCTATTGACGATTATCGACAAGTTCGCTGGCGGTCCGGTCGGACTCGATACTTTAGCTGCGGCAATTGGCGAAGAAAAAGATACAATAGAAGACGTGATTGAACCGTACCTGATGCAACAGGGGTACCTGAACCGGACGCCGCGCGGTCGGATCGCGACCCAGGCGGCGTACGGTCATCTACAGAAAAAAATGCCTGGTGGGAATAATGGGGAACTTTTTTCAGGATAA
- a CDS encoding adenylate/guanylate cyclase domain-containing protein — MGNFFQDKINYALTRLNESTFISRLTVTKKVVMAYALVAGFSLIAIIFALNSLHSQTTTSTELVNIDVKAISLTEQLQKSLVSQEKLGRQYLIINNKETIDLIREKFDQFPDEWEILLQLLPLDRVSMVASEYDKYRTEGERYLQLADDDLSLKKLEAEFKKSYLPAHNDFYQALTNFRENQQARVDRTLAALPRDGAHSFRMTLLLLLLGILLATPVALSVLLGIHNSLRQLTRATHQIAEGNYAVDINLSAHDEFGKLAREFQSMGRKLQEFEASNLDASPLTHLPGNMVIQRRVEGLLKDKVPFAHAFVDLDHFKAFNDRYGYQKGSDIISAVGDIISEIIKIEGDEDDFVGHIGGDYYIFLTSTEKVEHLAKRVIEEFDSMIPHYYSDEDRHSGFFICQDRFGVERQFPLMTISISIICSDTSNYDSAIAISHECAKMKEHLKRLPGSNYLIDRRRGKS, encoded by the coding sequence ATGGGGAACTTTTTTCAGGATAAAATCAACTACGCGCTGACCCGCTTGAACGAAAGCACTTTTATCAGCAGACTGACGGTCACCAAAAAGGTAGTCATGGCCTATGCCCTGGTCGCCGGCTTCAGTCTGATTGCGATCATTTTCGCCCTGAACAGTTTGCACTCGCAGACAACGACCTCCACGGAACTCGTCAACATCGATGTCAAGGCAATCTCCCTGACTGAGCAGCTCCAGAAAAGCCTGGTTTCCCAGGAAAAACTCGGGCGTCAATACCTGATCATCAACAATAAAGAGACTATCGATCTGATCAGGGAGAAGTTCGACCAGTTTCCCGACGAATGGGAAATACTGTTGCAACTTCTGCCCCTGGACCGGGTCAGCATGGTTGCATCCGAGTACGATAAATACCGGACAGAGGGAGAGCGCTACCTGCAACTGGCCGATGACGATCTTTCCCTGAAAAAGCTTGAAGCGGAATTTAAAAAGAGTTATCTGCCGGCACACAACGACTTTTATCAGGCCTTAACGAACTTTCGCGAAAACCAGCAGGCCAGGGTCGACAGGACGCTTGCCGCACTGCCCCGTGACGGCGCCCATTCATTCAGAATGACCCTGCTGCTGTTACTGCTCGGCATTCTTCTGGCAACGCCGGTTGCACTTTCAGTCCTCTTGGGTATCCATAATTCACTCCGCCAGTTGACCCGGGCTACCCACCAGATTGCCGAGGGCAACTACGCGGTCGACATCAACCTTTCAGCGCACGACGAATTCGGCAAACTGGCCCGGGAATTTCAGTCGATGGGTCGTAAACTCCAGGAATTCGAGGCATCCAATCTCGACGCCAGTCCGCTGACCCACCTGCCGGGAAACATGGTCATACAGCGGCGGGTTGAAGGGCTTCTTAAAGATAAGGTTCCTTTCGCCCATGCCTTCGTCGACCTCGACCATTTCAAGGCATTTAATGATCGCTACGGCTATCAGAAAGGGAGTGATATCATCAGTGCTGTCGGCGATATTATCAGTGAAATCATCAAGATTGAAGGGGACGAAGATGACTTTGTCGGACACATCGGCGGTGACTATTACATTTTCCTGACCTCCACGGAAAAGGTCGAGCACCTCGCAAAACGGGTCATAGAAGAATTCGACAGCATGATCCCGCACTACTACTCTGATGAGGATCGCCACTCCGGATTTTTTATTTGCCAGGACCGCTTTGGTGTCGAACGCCAGTTCCCGCTGATGACCATATCGATCTCGATCATTTGTTCCGATACTTCAAACTACGATTCGGCCATCGCGATCAGCCATGAGTGTGCTAAAATGAAGGAACATTTGAAACGACTACCCGGCAGCAACTACTTAATTGACCGACGACGAGGCAAATCTTGA